Part of the Maniola jurtina chromosome 22, ilManJurt1.1, whole genome shotgun sequence genome is shown below.
gtcgggggtgttgaaaatttttaatttacacttgttagtaagTCTGATAGGTATCAAAAGAGTGCATCGACTTTAATAATAAGAGTTGAACACACTATACTAAATATTACTGCGTAGAATTTTGACTCTCTACTCTTTCTCTCTAATATGTCCCTCAGTCTACATTTTGTGTCGTTTTAACtctcttttaagttttaagtctaaacaaagtgAAAGTGCGCTCTAACATGTTCGCTCTATCATCAGTACTAACCTCGCTGCCGTCCTGCTGCGCGTTGCATTTGCTGATGTTGAGAGTTCCCGAGATGAAGTCATTCTGCACGTCCACGATCAGGAACGCGCTCACTGGACGCACTATCTGTTGACAAGAGAAGTTGAGAAGAGAGCTGttgaaagtccttgagtggagaccgcgtttaagcaagcgtaatgtgggacgccctccagcacgatggaccgaagATATAAAGCGCATGGATGTGGGGGTGTGCAACAGCTTCTTAGCTTGCCCCTTATCGGAGCAGGCGAGGAAGTTGTGCGAATTGTTATTGGCAGTCCAGTAATTTTAGTGCGTATAATACTCACAAATAATGTTTTTCTTAGTGATTAAGGTTTTATATAAGTTGATTTACTCATGGGGGCGACATAATCACGAAGTGATTAAGCCCcatcacaaaataaagaataaaaaaaaaagatataaagcggctggcgggaagtggctggatgaggaaggctgaggaccgggtgtggtggcgctctttaggaaaggcctatgtccaacagtggacgtccataggctgatgatgatgatgatgactcaaACGTGGACACtaacagttggcctcgtccacaaactaaaagtcgctcagctcgctatggagagagctatgttgGGATTACTCTCAgcgataaaatccggaacgaggaaattcgcagaagaaccaaagcgaccgacatagttcaaaggcttaaggccgattcacaccaattgtgtACACGTGCGTAGTAACGCACGTAAACTCCTTTggattacgcatacgtccacgctttaggcaagcggtgtgccatgtttcattcagttccatacattacaacgcaatggtacgcgctacgtctactcttacgcagcctgtgtgaaagagctattaataattattcagATACGAGAACAGGCCTGGAAAAGCAAGAGTTTAGGAGTTAAGGCAATCTTACCACTTTGATCCAATGATTCCAGCAGAAGGTGAACTCGTCTTTGTCGATGAACCCGTCGTCATTTTTGTCGAACACCTGGAAGATGTGCCGCGCTCTTTCTTCGGACAGAGGGTAGATGTGGCCTTTGTCGTTCCGGAACAACGCACGACAGATCAATCTGAACTCATCGAGGTTTAGTTGTCCATCTCTGTAAAGAAAACATCTATGAATTCCTATACTTTTGAATGCAACTTTGGCGAAGATCGCAGAAGTTTCCTGTACCTGTAGGCACTGTACCACACACAGATTCTGTCATCTGTGGTACCACTGGTTCTGTacctgtacctatttattttttacttaaaagTTCAAATTAAAACTATATTCCTGTCATGTAGGCCAACTTACAAGTCAAGACTCTACCGCTAATTCGGAAAGcaatttctactgagaagaggcGCCAAGAAACTCTGCAATTACACTTTTCCTAATGAAACTTTGTTAAAAGGAAATTCAATAcctatatctataatattacctgcctatactaataaataagtaatttatcgGAAGCAATaggtgtacataatatacataatcaCCATAACACAATACCTATAGCCAACGGACACAATAGCTTGATAGCGGAAGTCTTGTATTGTAAGGTATTTAATACCTATTCAACTATAATTTCCGCCAcacctattaggtaggtaaattgtATGAACAACAATTCTTCTATAATTTTCTTTTCGAAAATTTGATTctcactattatgcataaaaataaataaaaatctgttttagaatgtacctactggtaaagccctttcatatgataccccacttggtacagttatcttacttgggaaattgaaacacattttaaatttttttaatgatgaaaaCACAATTTCACAGTTTTCGAATGTTTCTTTTActttgttctataagacctacctacctgccaaatttcatgattctatgtcaacgggaagtcccctataggtttccttgacaggcacgacagacggacagacagacagacatcgaagtgatcctataaggtttccattttttcttttgaggtacggaaccctaaaaagcagtTGCATTGGACACGTCACCGTGGCGTTACGCTGCCGCAGCCCGCTTCATCAAAGCGATAACTCGTCGGCGAGTGGAACCTAAAACAGTGATGTTTCCACAGATGATGGAAACAACGTTGTTTAAGCGTATCATTCTTTCCATTTAACTGCATCTCACCACGAGAGAGGCCGGGTGAATGAATCTTGCTTGAGACACAAgattttttagtcaaaaacggTAAAGTGATAATTGCTAATCGACGTTTGTAATTACGCCTATTTTTGGccaaagaaaacattttttttacacaaactaaagacatttgaaattattatgaagtagaGCATGACATaaagttgttaatttttcagttttttagttttttatcaTAGACCTATAATACTCTAGAGATTTTTTAAGGACcataacttaaaataataatggcgTGGCCCAGTTGGGAAACGAAAGGGAGGTAGACCTGTCGAAAGCTGggaaaatgaaatcaaaaaaacgGGAGGCATTAACTGGAAAAAAAAGGCCCTAGACAGGAAGACCTGGAGAaatctggaggaggcctttactcaatgagaggtccttaatattaaaatgaaaattattatttttttgtcaaccaattctttgtttagtttattaaggataaatataaggcttttttattttattatttattttaacttaaaataaataaaaaaaaaatcccgacTACGACATGATataaccaaaaggaagggttatgattttagcagtctatgtatataatatgtatgtacgtttgtatcagattctgtgtcccaccatagcgcctaactggacagattttgatgaatgaggtgtcaatcaatttgttattagtgcggtgacataggctacattttatatgaaaaaaaattgacctgacggatgttacatccaaaaaaatgggggtctccaaaaatttttttttgctattaagtatatcgagtgggataacaaaggaaagaggaaaaaattttgACTTCACGAATACAATtgagtacaatgttaaaatacactgagCGACAGAAAACAATTTATTATATCTATCGCCACCTAtaggcagttcgcgggtagtagtcgggttttggtgctgtttaactttatattGTTGTTAtaacactatcacatcacactaatattataaaggagaaagtttgtatgtgtgtgtgtgtatgtttgttactccttcacgcaaaaactggatggatttggctgaaaggaatggagacagataatatcctggattagcacataggctacttcttatttcggaaaatcaaagagttcccacgggatttcgaaaaacctaaatccacgcggacaaagtcgcgggcatcggctagtaagcaATAAAGACCTATCTTGATGGACAAAATAATTCACATAGCTTAATCTATAGCTATGTAAACAAGTGTTGTTTTTGCTACAATGCTATTATTTCGTAATTGTTTGGCCTTGCATGCAGTACCTGTAACTTAATTATTCTTTGTAAAGAACTAGCTTTTGctatctgtttgtttgtctgtcttttacAACTGCCTGCGTAGATATTTCAAAAGTCCGCAAGCCCTTTTATTTTCCAGGGTAAAAGTAGCTAAGATTTATTGATATTCTTACAGGATATATTTTGGAGTGTGCCCAAGAATTTTTTGACCTAGTTCTTTTTTCATCTTTCTGCTATCGTATAACAAGGCATCGTCAACGGTTGCACCCATATGTAAGATACCTATTCGAAATTCCACAGACATTTATATGAAGCAATTTGTAAGGAGGTCACTTTTAATTTGAACCGCTAAAATATAGAATTGcatctaaatgtataaaagaaaaagctgactatCTGAtagatctatcaacacacaactcaaactactggacggataaggctgaaatttggcatgaagttagctattatgacatagtgATTGttaggaaaggatttttgaaaatacagcTCCTAAGGGGattaaataggggtttaaaatttgggtggtccacgcgaacgaagtcacgggcataagctagtataatatataaaagtagAAAGTCTGACTGACATTATATCAACATCcagtttaaaatattgttaggtctagaaacttgagatctTGTATGTACTTTCTCTCTGAAACTTAGAACTGCATTAAGAAAGGCTTTCTAGATATTGTACCCAAGTGAAGCCAGGGGCTAGGATCAGCTAATCATTCAATAATTTGAATAATCATACCCATCCTTGTCAAAAGTTTCGTAACATGCGTCCATATCGAACAAGCTGTTTACGTCTACTGAGCACTGGTTAGCAACCTCCGACATCGTTGGTTGGATCGAACTGAGCCGCCAGCCGAGGCTGCGCCCGTTTATAAGGCACTCGAGCATGTCTGCGCTGAAACTTGCTTACTACACCAAACAGACGAAAAATCCCAGATATCACACCGAAAAACCACTTTCATTGAGCCTGCCACATGCAGATCGATTTTTGCTAGACAGGCTGATAAGAATTTACCGTTTTATGTGATCTTTTCAGtgaaataattatgaaattcgTGATTCACATTTCACAGGCACATTCTTGAAGTTTGTTTGAACTTGAACTTTTGAAGAGGGCAAATGtcactacactagcggcacgctatgatggccggtttgacacattacaatagtgatgtggaatgtcaatttattctcgaacaaaaaacaattaagttttgtttttgtacctgattaaataggtttaataaaacaaaaatgtatatgtttatttaatttatttgaacgaactgaatatttgaacgaaaatgaatatacatactttatatgcacacaagaaacatatgaatacaaaagataccaaaaaaggtgccacaaaaggccataattaatcagattcgtccatactactattttcactgtcgtcactgctatcatcacatacattaataattatatgttcgttttctataatattatctattttcacatctctttcataatcttcccttattaatttaacagttctattcacaaccttttcccagtctcctttagtcacatgttcacaagcttcttctaataattttagcattttttttgtggtaaatgggggttctgtattgtgtcttgcagcatatcccttaatttgagcccacaccaactcaatcgcattatactcacaatggtaaggcggtaaccgtataactctgtgcccatgttctaatgctatttcgtcaatgacgtatcggatcttggttggtttgttttcttttaaaagacgtactaattccgcttttaacatattcatgtttgcatctacgccatttttacgaagccatgcgacgatatcagctttcttttgggattgggcaggtggcttgtcaatttgcatcgagtggtatggggcgttgtccataattataatagatggttcagggaggctacacaacattgaggtaaaccattcagtaaacttttctccattcatgtcttcatgatagtctccagtggtttttgacgcaaaagccatgagagaaccttcgacaaacccgttgatggttccggcgtgacaaattataagtcgcgatccttttcctacaggaactttggaagtagatgctgctgtgtcatcgttccaagaacggcctacagtatggttagcattaagccatgtttcatccaagaacacaacattttgccaatttttgatttctttcacttgccgtaaaaaagtataccttgccatcgctatatcaaatctttccatcaatattttgcgtttgttacattttttgtatcgaaatccaatggtcttcaaaatcttcgttaaagaactttccccaccgaagaataatccagcttccttcagtgaatgcaccaacttttttcttgttggatactccttctgtaaatagtagccgtaaacatgtcttcggatagcatcggcatcaaagctatcgatgcctacgactggttttgctcgttttctcttttttggtgtgtgaagtttattttcttctgtgccagtctcgccatatttttttttagttatccgtctaacagttcgttgtccaatattaagcgcatcagctacgcgttcaaccactgacgttataggtaaaattggccctccattttgagcttcacgatcgaaatagttacgaaggcgtattacgaactcacgtgtctgactatttagaacagttctctgcgtacgttcggtcatatcgacgaaatccacaacaaagagcttgaacagagtccaaattaacgagcaagggtcaacagtaatgcagtatcaatatttgaaatccaaagccaggtcaaaactatatcacaatcgcattgcactgacagtttatacttttcgaagcaacgtcaattcgaaactgctttgttttgcattgagcattgacgcgagtttgccggaggtagtagttgtgctagccagcgatcctatgtgacgatcgtattagattccatttttaaaaatttattgatatttttttgcgatttcagaggtttgtccacatagtgaaaattgttcatattcacaagtacattcaccccttaaatggtgcaaactgatttttctacacttgtatacatttaagaaatcaatttaataaataaattttgagtcctaaacctaaaactacattcgataaaatttatgaatctctgcacatcactatcgtcaataaagtaatacaattatttccttcaaagtcgttatcaattaatacggaacttcatgagcggacaaacgtcaaaccggccatcatagcgtgccgctagtttagttgTCAATGTGACAATGACAAATCACAAATGACatgaagggctggctcattttttgcgcaacggatccgcctggctgtccagcgcggaaatgcagccaatatttttggcaccattccacgcgggcatgtaTTATGTATATAGGAGATcaaagatataaaaatattttgtggatttagatagaatagaatagaatagatttttattcaaataaacttttacaagtgcttttgaatcgtctaattatttaccactggttcggaatgtcgttcctaccgagaagaaccagcaaaaaacttggcggttgctcttttcaattgttcaatttccCCGGGATTTatgctaaccctgtacctttcgtcagaatcggttggtatgtcggcgagtgccggcacagacggggtccatacttgaatAGTTTAACTGTTAAagaagtataatatttattttaattgaattttatcgATCCTTAAACGgactctataataatattaactaacttgttacaaataactacaaacgtgacgttggctaatctttgtaaagccagacgaaagaaaaaaaaaaatctactcttTGATTGTGAAATGTCATAGTGAAATGTAAAGCGCGTTAGCGAAACGAGCGGcattgtaaaaaaatactattttcatttgattacGTTATTTACTTTCACAAATAACTTGATAATTCCTTCGATATGAGCAACTCTTATTGATTTACGTACAAAAGTTCGAATATACACAGTTggattaatattttgtaacaaaaacTTTGCGCGGTTTTTGTGGGTAACCAAACATGGTTATAGAAAAGTTGCATGGTTTGCAAGCTACAGGCATCAGTTTAAATGACCGTTTCACGATGTTTGCGGCCACTGCCCCTATCGCTCGAGTGCCCAGGCAACGGAGGCGGTCTACCGGGCTGTTCTCCTTTGGTCAACAGATAAACAACCGAGATATCATCGACCAAATTGCTCAACGATTAGGACAGCAGTCCAAGAGGGTAAGTGTATGAAAACTAGTCATAAGTACTTCCCACaggaagggttccataccattgtTCAAGAaacaacattttattttgtgatgtaaccacaaattcacgattttcagattttccctttacttgtactctaagacattgctacctgccaaattttatgactctaggtcaactggaagtaccctatagggtttcaTTGCCTTGATGGACCTTGACAGGGGTTTTTGTTCCTTTTAAACTAACAAAATTGCATTGATTACAGGATGCAGTTAGACAGCGGCTAGGTATCCCTGCGCTCAGACGTTATGGTAGTGCAAGTAGTTTGCCAGGGCTCCGTAGGTCAAACAGTTTCAGCAACCTGAGTGAGCGGAGTGTGCAGAGCAGGACATCTTGGAGGCAAAACAATGGCAACTTGATGTAAGTTGAAACACCATTGTTGTTTGCTAGTGAATTAATGAGACCTTCTTTCCAGGCACATGCAAACTATGGAACTAACTTCCttcctaaataattattataatgtcccaaattttgaaagttgaaattttgaaagcATGTTTCTGAGAAAGAGTATGACTAGACATGATATGAAGCtacaatatcaattattatcatccTCAAATCCAATAAAACACTTCTGACCAACAGAGTTGTTCATATATGGAATAAATTGCTCAAGAATGTGGTTATGTAaagctctgttaaccagttGAAGGACAGATTGGACAAACGTTTGGAAAACTGGAAGCACTTCTGATAGAGATGCATCAGCGAATGCTGCTTagtgtattataataatagactTCTGTGATATAATAGCtgttatattataactattattagtatattataataatagactTCTGTGatttaatagctgttatattataactattattagtctattataataatagactTCTGTGATATAATAGCtgttatattataactattattagtctattataattatagacTTCTGTGATATAATAGCtgttatattataactattattagtctattataataatagactTCTGTGATATAATAGCtgttatattataactattattagtctattataataatagactTCTGTGATATAATAGCtgttatattataactattattagtctattataataatagagtTCTGTGATATAATAGCTGTTATATTATAACAGTAGGTCAGCGTCGTTCAGCAGCCTGTCGGCGGGCGTGTGGCGCGGACGCGGCTTCCGGCGCCGCGGCGGACGCATGGGACTCATGCGAGGCAGAATGAGGTAACTACCACAAACATACTAAGCCCTTCTTTGTTCATCGCTTAGTAGTAGTAGATACTTCAATTGAGAAGACTGTCGATAAGGAACTTcattactcaatcacgcaaaatttggctttggctgaaatttgatttggctgaaatttggaattgagatagattataccctgcattaacacatgggctactttttatcccggaaaatcaaagagttcccgcgggattttgaaaaacgttactccacacagacaaagtcgcaggcatcagctagtagaattattaataaaaactatgtagatagatagataaaatcttTATTGCTAGACAAAACATAACAAACAAAGGCTTAtacactacccatattataatgtgaaagtgtgttgtttgttgatttgtccttcaatgacACTGCAGGAATCAGCTTGTTCAAAAATTGTTACCCTTGGCAGAGCCCGTGGTGGTAGACAGCAGATGGTGGGCAGGATGCGTGGGCGGGGACGTGAGCAGGCGCGTGGGCAGCAACGAATGCTCCGTGGGCAGATTGGGCAAAACGGGCGGGGACGGGCGCGCGGGCAAAATATGCGCGGGGCAGCGCGCGGCCGAGGACGAGGGGTTGGAAGAGGTTagtaaatagaaaataaaagtaagtgaTATGGTGTAGagccatgatagcctagtgactaaggctgagatctatagagcgcactttgactttgcttagacttaagacactgttaaaacgagacagcattatactgCTGCCACACATCTATCTcgctttaactgaaacttaattctaagcaaagtcaaagtgcgctctatagatttcaatctaaGACTTGCACCTGCTATCCTGGGTTTGATCCTGGACACGCACTTCTAACATTTTGGACTGATGTatgttttatgcaattaaatataataacacTTGCTTTTGCACAGTGAAGGAtagtgaagaaacctgcatgcctgagagtcctcaatgttctcaaaggtgtatgaagtctgccaatccccacATGTTACATATAACTCCACCTTAGAGTTAGTTTAGAAAGGTTTAGGCGTAGGCCTAgacctttcttattctgagaggagaccattATTCCAATGTTCCCATTCTACCACCATACATTCCTAGCATCTATCAGTTTTTTCTTTCACCTTTCAGCTTCACAACcttgagctatgttggttactctatGTAACCTGTAAGTCTGTAAGTTTGTTTATGTAGTCATTCAGGTCCATTTTACTAtgacactagctgatacccgcgacttcgttcgcgtggatgtaggttttttaaaattcccgtgggaactctttgattttccgaaataaaaagtagcctatgtgctaatccagggtataatctatctccattctaaatttcagcccaatctgtccagtagtttttgcgtgaaggagtaaccaaacttacacacacaactttctcctttaaaatattaagtgtgattattGTACATTACATTTCTATATATTAGGTGGCGGCATCACCAGACAGCAGAATCCAGTTCCTACAAAGGAAGAGTTGGACCTGCAGCTAGACCAGTACATGGCCAGCACCAAGCACGCGCTGGACAAAGAGCTGGATACCTATATGAAGAATGCAATGGAGATGGAATAGCCCACAGAGTTGTGTTTAGTGCTTAGTGACTGCTTCTTGGTGCATACGGCGCATACAAGGTTTTTGCAGTAATGTACAGTTCACAACAGGAAACGTATAACAAAACATTGAGATTTCACGTACACTGGTAGGGGTCAAATCTAGGTAATATTTAGGGTGCGGTCACACTCTGTTGTGACGAGAAATAGTCGTGCAGTTTAAAGTGTTG
Proteins encoded:
- the LOC123876974 gene encoding chromatin target of PRMT1 protein-like, yielding MVIEKLHGLQATGISLNDRFTMFAATAPIARVPRQRRRSTGLFSFGQQINNRDIIDQIAQRLGQQSKRDAVRQRLGIPALRRYGSASSLPGLRRSNSFSNLSERSVQSRTSWRQNNGNLIRSASFSSLSAGVWRGRGFRRRGGRMGLMRGRMRARGGRQQMVGRMRGRGREQARGQQRMLRGQIGQNGRGRARGQNMRGAARGRGRGVGRGGGITRQQNPVPTKEELDLQLDQYMASTKHALDKELDTYMKNAMEME